A window from Primulina huaijiensis isolate GDHJ02 chromosome 11, ASM1229523v2, whole genome shotgun sequence encodes these proteins:
- the LOC140987652 gene encoding uncharacterized protein, which translates to MASNPSSTASVTQPESGILKKKSNEIGWEFGMLIDPKNLDKVKCKLCGKMMSGRVISXRWAYENGISFNALDNNNFKQLMEAVGQFGPGFKPPTQYQLREPLLKTEVERTKQLLKKHEEEWAKNGCSIMTDAWNDKKRRSILNLCVNCNEGTVFLESKESSDEPHTAGLIFEYVGKCVEQVGAQNVVQIVTDNATNNMAVAKLVKEKRPGIFWSSCATHTVNIILESIGKLPRFKKIIDQAKSFTIFIYVHHKTSSLMRSFTKKRDIVRPGVTRFASNFLTLQSLIEKKSSLRAMFKSDMWENCKWSETNKGSKLRIHFDPCT; encoded by the exons ATGGCAAGCAATCCATCGTCGACTGCATCCGTCACTCAGCCCGAATCTGGGATtcttaagaaaaagtcaaatgaAATCGGATGGGAGTTTGGTATGTTGATTGATCCTAAAAACCTCGACAAAGTTAAATGTAAGTTGTGTGGGAAAATGATGTCTGGTAGAGT GATATCTANGAGATGGGCTTATGAAAATGGAATCTCATTCAATGCTCTTGATAATAATAACTTCAAGCAACTAATGGAGGCAGTAGGTCAATTTGGACCAGGGTTCAAGCCTCCAACTCAATATCAACTTAGAGAGCCACTTTTGAAAACTGAAGTTGAAAGAACAAAGCAACTGTTGAAGAAGCACGAAGAAGAATGGGCAAAGAATGGGTGCTCGATTATGACAGATGCATGGAAtgataaaaaaagaagaagcatATTAAATTTGTGTGTTAATTGCAATGAGGGTACTGTATTTTTAGAGTCTAAGGAGTCTTCAGACGAGCCACATACAGCTGGACTTATTTTTGAGTATGTTGGCAAGTGTGTTGAACAAGTAGGAGCTCAGAATGTTGTTCAGATTGTAACAGACAATGCCACCAACAATATGGCTGTGGCTAAATTGGTGAAAGAAAAGCGGCCTGGGATTTTTTGGAGTTCATGTGCAACTCATACTGTTAATATAATTCTTGAAAGTATTGGCAAGCTTCCAAGATTTAAAAAGATCATCGACCAAGCCAAGTCTTTTACAATTTTCATTTATGTTCACCATAAGACTTCGTCATTGATGAGAAGTTTTACGAAGAAAAGAGACATAGTCCGGCCAGGAGTTACCAGGTTTGCATCAAACTTCCTCACATTGCAAAGTTTGATTGAGAAAAAATCTAGTTTAAGGGCCATGTTTAAAAGTGATATGTGGGAGAATTGTAAATGGTCAGAAACAAACAAAGGGAGTAAATTGAGGATTCATTTTGATCCATGTACATAG